Part of the Lolium rigidum isolate FL_2022 chromosome 6, APGP_CSIRO_Lrig_0.1, whole genome shotgun sequence genome, aagtctcatgactgccatatgataatgacgcaattgcttccgattgcattgagggggcttctaccggaaaatgttcgagtacctattgtatgtgcattcctcaatacaatttctcggaaggtaatcgacCCGGAAAGTCTAcagaggttgcagaatgatgtggtccagtgtcttgttagttttgagctggtgttcctgatacgtccaaattgcatcactattttatatcatacttatgttatttcatctattttgcatgtttaatgattattggagaattaactgtcggagtcagaattctgctggaaaaaggaccgttaagacaccatatttctgatGATCAGCAATTCCCGGAAAATAGCCAGAAGTTCCTATTTACCAGAtgtcggaggaagccagaaggggagcctGAGGTGGGCCAGGAGggtcccacaccacccctaggcgcgggccaccccctggtCGTGCCTAgtcatggtgtggtggccctagcCTACTTCTGATGACGCCCCTTCGCGTATTTCATCCCCCCGAGAACCCTAAGACCAGGGGAGTCAACACAGAAATATTCCGTCGCTGCTACGGGGCGGAAAACactagagagagaaaagctctccggcagggaGAAATCTGACGGGAAAATTCCTTCCCGgtggggggaaatcgtcgccatcgccatcgtcatcgagttggacttcatcgggatcatcatcatcatcatcatcatcatctccatcaccagctccatcatctccaccatctccacTTTGTCCCgttgtaacatcttgggtttgatcttgtcccggtgttaattactccttgtagttgatgctattgagtgaaaccattggattaaggtttatgtccagattgttattcatcattatatcacctctgattatgatccatatgatgtcgtgtgagtagttcgtttagttcttgaggacatgggagaagtcaagatgttagtagtggaattatgttgagtaatatttaatggtttgatatttaagttgtggtgttattcttctagtggtgtcatgtgaacgtcgactacatgatacttcacctttatgggcctagggaatgcgtcgtgtatttggctactaattgtggggttgcgggagtgacagaaacaTAAACCCCCGTTGGGAAACCAATGcatgagggagtgtaggatctcaaagtttaaggttgtggttagatttatctgaattactttcttgtagttgcggatgcttgcaagggttataatcacaagtatgaatTTAGTCCAAgttggggtagtgcattagcataggtttacCCACACAACACCTACCAAACCGATAAAGATTATTCGGCtgcgtgaagcgaaagcacttgacgaaattcccgtgtgtcctcaggaacgtttggtaatCATAAGTAACACAACCGGCTTGTACTTTGCTCTGAAAAGGATTgggacactcgctgcaattattactgtcttttatttactcgtaTTTTATTTAATTGCAATCTAAAAAAAACCCTGAAAACCTATTTGCTAGTATTTACAATGATTCCTTGATCAAAACCGcttatcaacaccttctgctcctcgttgggttcgacactcttatttatcgaaagtactgtgATACAcctccctatacttgtgggtcatcaagactattttctggcgtcgttgagtgaagcgctattgaagagtggaattgataaaggaaacttttactgtaagtgccatttttatttctatctgatgctttatttcattatggAGAAGTCTCCATTTGACTCTCTATATGGGAGTACCACTGCCACTGTTACGGTATTAGATGAACCACCACCAGGTCAATtggatccttttaaaatacctatgaaaattgttgaacatgCTATGAATAATTGCTATTTgggagatggaactgtccatcctggtgatcatttactatttatacatgaattatgcgaattgttcaagtgtgcaggtatttcaatagaAAAAGTTAAGAGGAAGTTATTCTCTTTATTActgaagggcagagctgcggaatggtataagatccTGAAGAATGGCTGATCTATTggctgggaggaaattgtacatctcttttattctaaattttatcctcctagtGAGATTCATACAGATCAGAATtaaatatataatttttggcattaagatggagagagtattgcccaagcgtgtgggagattgaagtcactaatgctcaaatgtcccattcatgagctccccggtAATATTGTTATTAGTAACTTCTATGCaaggctttctcttcatgataaagatttattggatgcttcttgttctggatTATTTACACGTATGAAAGAAGCTAAATGGAATCTTGACCATATTCagaaaaatactgaaggatgagaGAATGACAAGGGAAgaaagtcaggtataaattatgattattaaTGCATTCAATCTTTTATGGGAACTGATGACTTCCATAGTATTAGTGCtgtttatggtcttgattctcaaattcttgcaaaCTGTTTTAAGGCCTttgcctcttatcttgatgttcctAAAAAGGAGTGGAACAAGTACCATGCACCTTATAAAAAGCAGGAGGTGACCGTGCAACGCCGAAAAATTCGCCTTCTTCCGCCATCTCCCGCCGAGCTCCCGCGCGCATGGTATTGTTGATTTTCATCACGCTCAGGTCCTAAAAAATTGCCAATTTGAGTGTTTCTCCCGGAATGCTTTGAGACCCGCNNNNNNNNNNNNNNNNNNNNNNNNNNNNNNNNNNNNNNNNNNNNNNNNNNNNNNNNNNNNNNNNNNNNNNNNNNNNNNNNNNNNNNNNNNNNNNNNNNNNCCTCCCCAAAATGCTTTGAGACCCGTGTTGACCACAACACATACCTCCTCCAAATATCCAAACAATGGTTTTCCGTTCCCATTGGGCATTGGGCCTGTATGGGAGCATGTGAGCTACCAAATGTGCCATCTGTGTTATGACCTACATACTGGTCCCTTTTAGTCAAGGTTTCTGGTTCCATGCATGTTATATACTCCTGAATAATGGCTGTCATGCGAAATAGTGAAATGAACTATGTTTATATATAAATAGTCAACGAGAGTTTCTCCATGTATCACTATCGCAGCCAACACATATTGGCATCCTTCCGTCTGTCTCGCTGACCAGATTAAATGCAACAGTGACAAAAGGAATAGATCAATTCTTTCATTCACAAAGGTAGAAGTGTGTTAAGAGCAAATTTCATTTTGCATAATGAGGTTAACCACTGCAATGCACAACTCCAATTTGCCAACTATCAACGCATCAACAAATCCGCCTGGCAGAGTTGAGCTAGGTCGGCTCCTAGAATCAACAACAGCTGATTTATATTCTATCACAGAGGACAGAGCACCAGTACACACTGCTTTAGTCTAGAATCACAAGATCAGACGCATTAGAAAGCTACAACAGAGAATGTTAAATACTGCAGGCAATAAATCAAAGGTGTGAATCACAGCATGTACAGAACAAAACCTCAGCGATAATCACCAATGGACAAGCTATACAAAAAGATAAACACCCGAAAAGTACACCATCTCAACAACAATGACGACCACCGCAATACCCACAATCCCAATCTGACTATAAACAGTACACAGCGTCAGTCAACAAGAACAACCGCCATTTGAGGTGCCCACGGAAATGCCTCAATGTACACTACAAAAAGTTATGGTGAGATCATCATCTCCTTGCTGAGCTCCCATGTCTTTGGCTGCGGAAATAGCTGAGAAGAGCCTGTGCCTGGATCAAATTCAGATTCAAATTTAGCAAAAAGATATGCAAATATTTTTGCTTCTAGTTGTAATTTTTTCTAGAAAGTGGCAAACCTTTTCTCTTGCTCGCGGTGTTCCTGACTGCGACAGTGCGACTAAAGGGGGCACAGCACCCTCTTGAAGTACTATGCTGCAGAACCTGTTGCTGTTTGTGCATAGCTGAAGCAACGCCGCAGCAGCATTTTCCTTCCCTCTCGCTGAACCcagttcgacaacctcaacaagggCCGGAATACCACGCGCCTGCCCAATGGCAGTCCTCCCTTCTGGTATAGTAGCAAGATTTGCCAAGACAGCTACAGCTTTGTCGACCATTCCAGCAGCAGGATCCATAAGGTCAACTAGGTGCCTTACAGCATCAGCTTGCACAATGCGACCCTTATTCTCATGAAGTATGGATAAATTAAACAATGCAGTAGCTGCATCTTTCTTTCCTCGTGGGGTCCCATTTCCCAGCAAGTCCACGAGAGGCTTGACAGCACCAGATCGTCCAatccttattttgttttcttcAATAACTGAGAGGCTAAATAAAGTAGCTGCCGCATTCTCTTTAGCTTCAGGGTTCCCTGTTTCCAAAACATGGATGAGAGGATCAACAGCCTCTGCACTCGCAATGGCAATCTTATTGTTATCATTGATCGACAAATTGAGGAGGGCTGTCACtgcattttcttggattttggcaTCTGGTGAAGGAAGAAGACCAACCAACAAGTTTATAGCCCCACAATTTGCAATTACAATCCTGTTCTCCATGTTATGCTTAGCTAGAAGGCGAATCTCTGATGTTGCTGATCTCTGAACTTCCACGGAATCACTTCTCAAATCATCAATTAGTTTGCGTACCTGATTCTCGATGGCAGAAAGATCACCCCGAGCATCCATGGATGAGGAAGATATTATTCTGGGGAATCCCCTGTCAGATGCTTGCCGCCGAACAAATTGGCCTCTCATGCCCAATCTTGGCAGGATTACATTTTCCCTTTGAGGGATAGAAGAGGCAGAAGGCCCACCGTCAGCAACCTCCCCAGATGCATCACTACTGTAGTTTGTCCTATCACTTGAAACTCGCATCATCCCATTGTCGATGTCACCATCCCCATCAAGCTGGCCACTATTAGGAAGACTACCATTAACCGAAGAACTGCCTAGATGGTCGTGTGTATCACCGTTCAGATGAGATGCGTCCTCTGTAGACTGATCTGAAATTTGTACATTTGAACCAGCATGTCTTTCTTCCAAACTAGACTCTCTTGCTTCAGAACTTGCAAGAGATAGCCTTGCAATATCTGGCGCAGAGCCATTTGCATACTCTGAAGGCTGATTAGTGGAGGCCTCATGACCGGGGCGGTTCACATGTACATCAGAGCTCTGATGGGCCACACTGTGGGGAGGAGATGCTCTATTCAAGCTTCTCATATACAGGTCAGCTTCTGGGGACCCAGGAATATTACCCCTACCCACAACACTAGGATGCAGAGGGCTATTGCCTGTCGCGCTCAAATCTTGAATGAATGGGGCTACTGAAGGAAAGTTCAACTTCAAGGATTTCACGGGATCAGGTAGCTTAATGTCATGTGACTCACACCAGTTAGATATCAAAGCTTTCACAGTATAGTTAGGAATTAAATTAGAATGCGCAAGTCTTTGGCGTGTCTTTGGACAGATGGTAAAACCCTCATCGAGCCACAACTTGATATAAACCCGCTCATAGGTCTGACCAGATGCTAAAATAACCGGATCAGACATCAGCTCCAGGGAAAGCGGGCAACAAAAATCAGCAGGAATAGGCACCCCGTTGATGTTAAGCAATTGTGTTTCCTTGAGAAGGCGCTCATGCATATAGTTGACCATTGGAATCATCTTCTCAACTAGATCAAGTTCATTGCGGTTATCACTTCGCATTGCCCTTGTTCTGAGATTCTCAAGTGAAACAGCTTCCATGTATAGTTCAAGGTTAGTTGACAGACTTAACGCACTTGATATTATCGGCAGGTTTGCAGGACTTTGAGTCCCCCTCCCAGTTAGCTCCATTGCGACCTCCTTCGCCAAATCAAACACGTGCTCATAATTTATGTCCTCGAGTTTCTAAAAGAAATAGAAGATCACAGACGGCAAGCAATGAGTTGGATGTGGAAGAGAAATCAATGCTAGTACTAATAACTCAGTAATTAACTGTATTAGATAAAGGCTCGAATGATTTTCAATTACCTGAATACAAATGCAAGCACAGCCAGTCAGAGAAGGTAATAAAGAATTAGCAAGCTGGCACAACTGAAGGGAGCATCCCTGAATATCCGAGATCGCTGATTCAATTTGAGAAACCTGTATAATGGAATTAAAACATACTGAATCAGGAGAGCAGCATTAGCTATATGACTTTTATGACATGCAAGTATCCCAAGGACAGTGTATGATTTAGTATAATTATGTTGTTTATTTTGTGTTGATATGCTGTCTCACTTACACAATACTACTAAAGAATCACAAGATGCCCTGCTAAAGACGTCGTTAACCTTCTTGGTGAAATTTAGCCATTGCATTTAGTTGGATGTTTACCAAGGACGAAGATCAATGCCCCCGCAACCTTTGAagtgagcacgcatccattggttgacacgtgtcacatctagcaatccactatTACCATCACTGTTGGGTTAGaaaccacatcagcactaacaacacttccaaatcacgtaggacccatCTTTTTGAATTTAAATAGTGGGTCAGATGCACtttcaaatcacgtaggacccacgTCAAGTACGCTTAGCGATGGATAAGACAACGTCAAGGCAACAGATCCAATTGACGAGAACCGGATCTTAACGCAGATCAtgtggcatctagagggtgctcacgtatacacctagtcaccaaatcccctctcttTACACAAGAATAACATATCGATTGAACATTTGGAACTGACCATCACAGTTAAGGTCATATAAGTGAGTCACACAATGTAATTGATTATTGGCATGGTTCGGCCACTGCAGGGCCAAACTCCTGGCATGGTAGCGGTGCACTGAGGCTTAGTTGAATGAGTGAATTGCTAAAATGTTGATAAAAGGAGTTACACGACAGCAGTTTATACAGGTAACTGACTTAACCCACACACTGGATTGCAATACAACCTTCTGACCAACCGATAACTCCATCTTCCCAATTTAATAGGAAACATTCCTAGTTTGAAAGACCTGACTGTATCCAACACAAATACCTCTCTTAAGACTCTTTTTATCCCTAAGCATGCCTTATTCTATGCCTACACAATGCAGGTATGCACACATGAGGTTGCTACTGCACATATAAACTGAGCCCAAGCTATTGGCACTGCTGGTTTTCTACGTAGCTGTTGGGCATAGGCCCACAATGTAACACATTTGCTGTTCCAACAGCTACAGTTTCAATTAAATGATCAGTGCCAACTGAACTTGAGATCAATGCTGCAACATGCATCAAATATAATTTTTAATTTTAATTAATGGAACCTGAAGGATATGTCATTTTGTTGATGCAAATGTTAGCTAGCAAAGAAGAAGATTAAATGGTGACACTGGAACAAAGCAGAACATTAGTCAGCAGCAAATTGCATGTGAGCAAAAGTTCTGCAAAATAAGAGGCACCACCTGCCTTGTAAGAATTGATGTTATTTCTAAAAACAAAGCATGGCGAGATGGAGAGACTGATTGATTTACTTCAATCAACTTAATTATGAAGCATCATATCTGAAAATGCAGTACGAATAAGTGAAATGTGGATATATAAAATTCTCTCATGTGCACTTACAAAATATATTTTGCTGGTCGTTTGGTGCCAGTTCCCAATAAGCCCTGAAGCTTCGTTAATAGCAGTGTCAAGCTCTATTAATACCTCATAGAGCTGATCTTCAGGAGACTTGCATATATCTTCTATGAGAGGACTCACAATGCTTGAGATATCACATACATTTTGGCAGTACTTCTGGATAGGTTTGGGCCTTGTAGTAGAGCCATCATAAGTTAAGACACTGAGGCGTGAGATACTATTGAGCAGAGTCCTTGGAGAGAAATTTTCCATCAACCCTGTGAAAGGACCCATATGTTTAAGAGTAAGCTTACATGAATTTGTAACTCATGAATACCAAAACCATCCATATATGTTGGTGAATATGCAGTAGGTTGGTGTGGTTTTATGAAGCATTCTAACTTTCCAAAGAAACAAAATATTATGCACATGCATATGATTGCTGATCCTAAGTCTCTGATTAGCTAggttaaaaacaagaaacataagcTGTgtattggcagatttctgtctgcATTTTGATCTATCCTGTTAATCTATGTATCTGAGTATCTTGACTGGGGACTCTAAATGTATTTTGGTGCAATAATAACAGTTAGACCGagtgtaatcacaaagcaaggagGGATGTTATTTAGCCGAGTAGATATTTCaggtgcaaatagttgcacgccATGGTCAAGAAATATTACAAGGACCAACAGCCCAACAGAGAATTAGCACGTGTTGCTAATATTAAATACGCAACAAAGATCTCTGGACTTTCCGCTTCAGGGCGGTGACGTAACTTCCCATTTAGTATTGCTCAACTCGAGTACAAACAATTAGGACCCAGCATGCAGTATTAAGGGTATTACGGTATATCCTACTAATACGTAACATCCAGACAATAATAACGCCGAACCAGGGAGACGTGCGACTACGTAGTCCATTAATGCAACAACAGCTAGGTAGGGAACTGGGGGTTGCTACCTAATTGCGCGGGAACAAGAGCTGGTTGCTCAGTTCAATTAAGAACGTAATCACCTAAGCTACGCCATCTAACGCAAAGCAGTGGCGGTGCCAGAGTTGGCGACCTGTGATGACAATCCACTATATGCCTTcataaacatataattttgcTTACATATAAATACAAAGCTACGACTATTTTGCACAAGCTGTGCTGCCACTTGACATGACAAACATGTTTGTAGCGCCACCACTGACGCGACGCGGACATGCCCTCAGCATAGCACGCGTTACATGAGTTGCTCATGGTTCACAGAGCACGAAGCCGCGTCGAATTTTGCTCGCAAGCGTCCATGGCGCCTATAACTGTAATGATCGTCACCCAAAATTGATTGAAGGGGTACATTAACACGACACAAACTAGGTAGATAGCGCGGGTTGCTGCTCCATTGCGCGGGAGAACGGGCTGGTTGCCCAGTTCAATTCAAACTGAAACCATCTGAGCTACACCATCTAGCGCGAACACGCCCCGGCGGAGCACAGGTTACATGAAATGCTCATACTCCACACCACAGCGCACGAAGGCGCAGCGAATTCTCGCCGTCACCGCGAATGTGGGGGCGTCTAGGACTGTACCGATCATCTCCGGAAATTGATAAACGGGGATCCCGAACTACAGGAACCAGGGGCGGATCTAGGTGATGCGCCGGGCGGCCGGGAAATTGCGGAGGTCGGTGAGGTTTAGAGTAATCACTGGGTGAAAACAGGGTCGTACCTCAGAAGCCAATGGCCGAAGGTTGCGGATGGGGCGGAGTCGCGATTCCGCGACAGGGGGGACGGGATCGGCGATGGCGGAGGCGCGCGTGAGAGGCGGGGGGTGCTCGGGGGTGGGGGAGATGGGGCGAGGAGGGGGGCGCGGGGTGGAGGCGTCGGCGGTGGGTGGGTGGCGGCGAGGCAGGGCACGGCGGCAGCGCTAGGGCAGGGCGGTGGTGGAGTAGAGAGGAGAGAGATTTAGGCGCGTTGGGGCAGGCTGGGTCTGTCTGGGTTGGTAGAGGAAGAGGAAAGAAATGTACGGGAAGGAGAAGGGGGTCTGTAGGGGGTGTGGATGGCGAGCAAGGCAGCGAAAACACCCTCTTTGACCGTTTCAAGCCAGGGAATTCGCTCCTTGACGCGAAGCCATGCCCACGGACGCCTCATGGACCTGCGACTCCGTCGActggaattgtttggtttgaacCTCAAACAAAAGTTCATTCTTTCGATTATATTGTACCTAAAGGGAGTGTACACTGGTAAAATACTAATAAAAGAGGAATGATTGTAGAAAGGTTCTTAAAAATCTTATATTCTATTATCACTCCATCCAAAGAATATAAGGCCCTTCTAATTTTCGGTGGTCAACAACTTACAAGTTCAACAATTTCCCATGTTAGAGATTTGGATTTATCTAGATTAAACTTTGGCATTGTTACTCTTATCCCTAGGAAAAAGGAGCATGTTGTTTAGGCCCATTCATTTGGCCAATGTTTTCTTTAAAAGAATTACCAAAGTTATGCCTATTAGATTTGATCCAGCTGTTGATAAAACAGTCTTACCATGTTAGACTGCTTTTATTAAGGGAATATATATTATGTATGGTGTGATGTCACTTCATGAAATTTTGCATGAAGCTATAATTAAAAAAACAATAGGAGTTGtgttcaaaattgattttgaatattttgaaaaaacttaTGATACAGTTAATTAGGAATATTTAAAAACAGAATTAAGTGGTTATAATTCCACTTGGTGTGGATGAATGAGACAAgtggtgacatgggtataccatatTAGTTACTCGATATTGCAGTCCCTAGTACGGATCCAGGAAGGAGTATACAAGACCCATGAAGACTGAAGGCAAGACAAAACCCAAGAGCTATACAGAATAGGCCCATATCGGGTAAACCGACACTATAACAAGTCACCGATCCGGGTTATGACTCTGAGACCTGGCCTAGTATATAAAAGCTAGGAGGATCCATCGGGGGAGGACATCTAGAATTTtttcttttgatatcttattgtaaagtgtaaaccctagatttaaGACAATTTTGGCAACTTAGCCTCTAGAAAATATACGTCCAATACCTCGTTTGTCTAACAAGTTGACGAAATCAC contains:
- the LOC124660995 gene encoding U-box domain-containing protein 4-like isoform X2, whose product is MENFSPRTLLNSISRLSVLTYDGSTTRPKPIQKYCQNVCDISSIVSPLIEDICKSPEDQLYEVLIELDTAINEASGLIGNWHQTTSKIYFVSQIESAISDIQGCSLQLCQLANSLLPSLTGCACICIQKLEDINYEHVFDLAKEVAMELTGRGTQSPANLPIISSALSLSTNLELYMEAVSLENLRTRAMRSDNRNELDLVEKMIPMVNYMHERLLKETQLLNINGVPIPADFCCPLSLELMSDPVILASGQTYERVYIKLWLDEGFTICPKTRQRLAHSNLIPNYTVKALISNWCESHDIKLPDPVKSLKLNFPSVAPFIQDLSATGNSPLHPSVVGRGNIPGSPEADLYMRSLNRASPPHSVAHQSSDVHVNRPGHEASTNQPSEYANGSAPDIARLSLASSEARESSLEERHAGSNVQISDQSTEDASHLNGDTHDHLGSSSVNGSLPNSGQLDGDGDIDNGMMRVSSDRTNYSSDASGEVADGGPSASSIPQRENVILPRLGMRGQFVRRQASDRGFPRIISSSSMDARGDLSAIENQVRKLIDDLRSDSVEVQRSATSEIRLLAKHNMENRIVIANCGAINLLVGLLPSPDAKIQENAVTALLNLSINDNNKIAIASAEAVDPLIHVLETGNPEAKENAAATLFSLSVIEENKIRIGRSGAVKPLVDLLGNGTPRGKKDAATALFNLSILHENKGRIVQADAVRHLVDLMDPAAGMVDKAVAVLANLATIPEGRTAIGQARGIPALVEVVELGSARGKENAAAALLQLCTNSNRFCSIVLQEGAVPPLVALSQSGTPRAREKAQALLSYFRSQRHGSSARR
- the LOC124660995 gene encoding U-box domain-containing protein 4-like isoform X1, which encodes MGPFTGLMENFSPRTLLNSISRLSVLTYDGSTTRPKPIQKYCQNVCDISSIVSPLIEDICKSPEDQLYEVLIELDTAINEASGLIGNWHQTTSKIYFVSQIESAISDIQGCSLQLCQLANSLLPSLTGCACICIQKLEDINYEHVFDLAKEVAMELTGRGTQSPANLPIISSALSLSTNLELYMEAVSLENLRTRAMRSDNRNELDLVEKMIPMVNYMHERLLKETQLLNINGVPIPADFCCPLSLELMSDPVILASGQTYERVYIKLWLDEGFTICPKTRQRLAHSNLIPNYTVKALISNWCESHDIKLPDPVKSLKLNFPSVAPFIQDLSATGNSPLHPSVVGRGNIPGSPEADLYMRSLNRASPPHSVAHQSSDVHVNRPGHEASTNQPSEYANGSAPDIARLSLASSEARESSLEERHAGSNVQISDQSTEDASHLNGDTHDHLGSSSVNGSLPNSGQLDGDGDIDNGMMRVSSDRTNYSSDASGEVADGGPSASSIPQRENVILPRLGMRGQFVRRQASDRGFPRIISSSSMDARGDLSAIENQVRKLIDDLRSDSVEVQRSATSEIRLLAKHNMENRIVIANCGAINLLVGLLPSPDAKIQENAVTALLNLSINDNNKIAIASAEAVDPLIHVLETGNPEAKENAAATLFSLSVIEENKIRIGRSGAVKPLVDLLGNGTPRGKKDAATALFNLSILHENKGRIVQADAVRHLVDLMDPAAGMVDKAVAVLANLATIPEGRTAIGQARGIPALVEVVELGSARGKENAAAALLQLCTNSNRFCSIVLQEGAVPPLVALSQSGTPRAREKAQALLSYFRSQRHGSSARR